From Phragmites australis chromosome 5, lpPhrAust1.1, whole genome shotgun sequence, a single genomic window includes:
- the LOC133919843 gene encoding aspartic proteinase-like protein 1 isoform X2, giving the protein MLGRQAPPFLLHWILGVTCSGCPVIVSGVLLCLATVEIWCSVINGASIMQDRDLGIYKPAESMTSRHLPCSHELCLLGSGCANPKQPCPYNIEYFSENTTSSGLLIEDTVHLDSKEGHVPVNASVIIGCGRKQSGDYLDGIAPDGLLGLGMADISVPSFLARAGLARNSFSMCLKENDSGRIFFGDQGVSTQQSTPFVPLYGKLQTYAVNVGKSCVGHKCLEGTSFQALVDSGTSFTSLPPDVYKAVTMEFDKQMNASRVPYEDSTWKYCYSANPLEMPDVPTITLTFAANKSFQAVNPILRFNDQQGALAGFCLAVLPSPEPVGIIAQNFLVGYHVVFDRENMKLGWYRSECHDADNSTTVPLGPSQHNSPEDPLPSNEQQTSPTVTPAVAGTAPPSSGSTNLQTLLASAYPLLLLTISTVFIS; this is encoded by the exons ATGTTGGGACGCCAAGCACCTCCTTTCTTGTTGCATTGGATACTGGGAGTGACTTGTTCTGGGTGCCCTGTGATTGTATCCGGTGTGCTCCTTTGTCTGGCTACCGTGGAAATTTG GTGCTCCGTCATAAATGGAGCATCTATTATGCAGGATAGAGATCTCGGAATTTACAAGCCTGCTGAATCAATGACGAGTCGGCATCTGCCCTGCAGTCATGAGCTATGCCTATTGGGTTCAGGCTGTGCAAACCCAAAGCAGCCTTGCCCATACAATATTGAGTACTTTTCAGAAAATACCACCAGCTCTGGTTTGCTAATTGAAGATACAGTACACTTGGACTCAAAGGAGGGCCATGTACCAGTTAATGCTTCGGTTATTATAGG TTGTGGTAGAAAGCAAAGTGGTGACTATTTAGATGGTATTGCGCCGGATGGACTTCTTGGCCTCGGAATGGCAGATATATCAGTTCCTAGTTTCCTTGCAAGAGCTGGACTAGCTCGGAATTCCTTTTCCATGTGCTTGAAAGAAAATGATTCTGGGAGAATTTTCTTTGGCGATCAAGGAGTGTCTACCCAACAGTCAACACCGTTTGTTCCTTTGTATGGCAAACT TCAAACTTATGCTGTTAACGTTGGCAAGTCTTGTGTTGGACATAAGTGTCTCGAGGGTACTAGCTTCCAGGCTTTAGTTGATAGCGGAACATCATTTACTTCTCTTCCTCCCGATGTTTACAAGGCTGTCACGATGGAG TTTGACAAACAAATGAATGCTTCGAGAGTACCTTATGAAGACAGTACTTGGAAATATTGCTACAGTGCTAA TCCTCTTGAGATGCCTGATGTGCCAACCATAACTCTGACTTTTGCTGCGAACAAGAGCTTCCAGGCTGTTAATCCTATCCTTCGATTTAATGACCAACAG GGAGCTCTCGCTGGGTTTTGCTTAGCTGTGCTGCCATCACCAGAACCTGTTGGAATTATTGCAC AGAATTTCTTGGTTGGATACCACGTAGTTTTCGACAGAGAAAACATGAAGCTGGGCTGGTACCGATCTGAAT GCCATGACGCCGACAACAGCACGACTGTACCCTTGGGGCCATCGCAGCACAACAGTCCTGAGGACCCGTTGCCGTCGAACGAGCAGCAGACTTCACCCACCGTGACGCCTGCAGTTGCAGGCACGGCTCCTCCCTCCAGTGGATCGACGAATCTACAGACGCTCCTTGCTAGCGCCTATCCATTGCTGTTACTGACTATTTCCACTGTGTTCATCTCATGA
- the LOC133919843 gene encoding aspartic proteinase-like protein 1 isoform X1 yields MRLPAPLSLLLLLLLVAAAASAAAATLSSKMVHRLSAEARLEAGARGGRWPRRGSGEYYRALVRGDLQRQKRRVGGKFQLLSLSKGGETFTLGNDGGWLYYTWVDVGTPSTSFLVALDTGSDLFWVPCDCIRCAPLSGYRGNLDRDLGIYKPAESMTSRHLPCSHELCLLGSGCANPKQPCPYNIEYFSENTTSSGLLIEDTVHLDSKEGHVPVNASVIIGCGRKQSGDYLDGIAPDGLLGLGMADISVPSFLARAGLARNSFSMCLKENDSGRIFFGDQGVSTQQSTPFVPLYGKLQTYAVNVGKSCVGHKCLEGTSFQALVDSGTSFTSLPPDVYKAVTMEFDKQMNASRVPYEDSTWKYCYSANPLEMPDVPTITLTFAANKSFQAVNPILRFNDQQGALAGFCLAVLPSPEPVGIIAQNFLVGYHVVFDRENMKLGWYRSECHDADNSTTVPLGPSQHNSPEDPLPSNEQQTSPTVTPAVAGTAPPSSGSTNLQTLLASAYPLLLLTISTVFIS; encoded by the exons ATGCGCCTCCCGGCCCCCCTGtcgctgctgttgctgctgctgctcgttgcggcggcggcgtcggcggccgcGGCGACGCTCTCGTCAAAGATGGTGCACCGTCTGTCTGCCGAGGCGCGGCTGGAGGCGGGCGCGCGCGGGGGGCGTTGGCCGCGGCGCGGGAGCGGGGAGTACTACCGCGCGCTGGTGCGGGGCGACCTCCAGCGCCAGAAACGGCGGGTCGGCGGCAAGTTCCAGCTCCTTTCGCTCTCCAAGGGCGGCGAGACCTTCACCCTCGGCAACGACGGCGGCTG GTTATATTACACTTGGGTGGATGTTGGGACGCCAAGCACCTCCTTTCTTGTTGCATTGGATACTGGGAGTGACTTGTTCTGGGTGCCCTGTGATTGTATCCGGTGTGCTCCTTTGTCTGGCTACCGTGGAAATTTG GATAGAGATCTCGGAATTTACAAGCCTGCTGAATCAATGACGAGTCGGCATCTGCCCTGCAGTCATGAGCTATGCCTATTGGGTTCAGGCTGTGCAAACCCAAAGCAGCCTTGCCCATACAATATTGAGTACTTTTCAGAAAATACCACCAGCTCTGGTTTGCTAATTGAAGATACAGTACACTTGGACTCAAAGGAGGGCCATGTACCAGTTAATGCTTCGGTTATTATAGG TTGTGGTAGAAAGCAAAGTGGTGACTATTTAGATGGTATTGCGCCGGATGGACTTCTTGGCCTCGGAATGGCAGATATATCAGTTCCTAGTTTCCTTGCAAGAGCTGGACTAGCTCGGAATTCCTTTTCCATGTGCTTGAAAGAAAATGATTCTGGGAGAATTTTCTTTGGCGATCAAGGAGTGTCTACCCAACAGTCAACACCGTTTGTTCCTTTGTATGGCAAACT TCAAACTTATGCTGTTAACGTTGGCAAGTCTTGTGTTGGACATAAGTGTCTCGAGGGTACTAGCTTCCAGGCTTTAGTTGATAGCGGAACATCATTTACTTCTCTTCCTCCCGATGTTTACAAGGCTGTCACGATGGAG TTTGACAAACAAATGAATGCTTCGAGAGTACCTTATGAAGACAGTACTTGGAAATATTGCTACAGTGCTAA TCCTCTTGAGATGCCTGATGTGCCAACCATAACTCTGACTTTTGCTGCGAACAAGAGCTTCCAGGCTGTTAATCCTATCCTTCGATTTAATGACCAACAG GGAGCTCTCGCTGGGTTTTGCTTAGCTGTGCTGCCATCACCAGAACCTGTTGGAATTATTGCAC AGAATTTCTTGGTTGGATACCACGTAGTTTTCGACAGAGAAAACATGAAGCTGGGCTGGTACCGATCTGAAT GCCATGACGCCGACAACAGCACGACTGTACCCTTGGGGCCATCGCAGCACAACAGTCCTGAGGACCCGTTGCCGTCGAACGAGCAGCAGACTTCACCCACCGTGACGCCTGCAGTTGCAGGCACGGCTCCTCCCTCCAGTGGATCGACGAATCTACAGACGCTCCTTGCTAGCGCCTATCCATTGCTGTTACTGACTATTTCCACTGTGTTCATCTCATGA